The Arenicella xantha genome window below encodes:
- a CDS encoding RebB family R body protein, producing the protein MAFPTAVNSQITDSVTQANVKVLGDAPATAMGNLFQATAQALSNSAHNATTAQQQTNVTAQASTTMGVATLYALDTAATGKATASILNS; encoded by the coding sequence ATGGCCTTTCCAACTGCTGTTAATAGCCAAATAACCGATTCTGTTACGCAAGCGAATGTAAAAGTTCTTGGCGACGCTCCGGCGACTGCTATGGGCAATTTATTCCAAGCAACCGCTCAGGCACTTTCGAACTCAGCTCACAATGCAACGACTGCCCAGCAGCAAACTAACGTGACTGCGCAAGCTTCCACTACGATGGGGGTCGCAACGCTATACGCGCTGGATACCGCGGCAACGGGTAAAGCAACAGCGTCGATACTCAATAGCTAA
- a CDS encoding RebB family R body protein, with the protein MAFPTSVNDQITDSVTQANVKVLGDAPAIAMGNLFQATSQALGNAAHNATTAQQQTSVAAQAATTMGVATLYSLDTAATGKATSAILNSGARPAGL; encoded by the coding sequence ATGGCATTTCCAACATCCGTAAACGATCAAATTACCGATTCAGTCACTCAGGCAAACGTAAAAGTACTCGGTGACGCACCGGCAATTGCAATGGGGAATTTGTTCCAAGCAACATCTCAAGCACTCGGTAACGCAGCCCACAACGCCACAACCGCACAACAGCAAACTTCAGTTGCCGCGCAAGCAGCAACAACTATGGGCGTTGCAACACTGTATTCGCTAGACACAGCCGCGACGGGTAAAGCGACCTCTGCGATCTTAAACAGCGGCGCACGCCCCGCTGGCCTTTAA
- a CDS encoding RebB family R body protein, with translation MSFPTAVNSQITDSITQVNTKVLGDAPATAMGNFMIATSQALSNAAHNATSGQQQAAVTAQAATTQGISTLYSIDTASTGVATREIFA, from the coding sequence ATGTCTTTTCCAACAGCTGTGAACAGCCAAATCACGGACTCCATAACGCAAGTTAATACCAAAGTGTTAGGGGATGCCCCGGCCACCGCGATGGGTAATTTTATGATCGCTACCAGCCAGGCCCTGTCTAATGCTGCCCACAATGCAACAAGCGGGCAACAACAGGCAGCCGTTACTGCGCAAGCAGCCACCACGCAAGGTATCTCAACGCTCTATTCAATCGATACAGCGTCAACGGGAGTTGCTACTCGTGAAATATTTGCGTAA
- a CDS encoding RebB family R body protein, translating into MYQSNLLNVGYAAPLSMGLTYIAMANSIAKLMGNAVSAEGNSQVIQNSNVTQCCALIIATGAAKLA; encoded by the coding sequence ATGTATCAATCTAACTTACTTAACGTTGGTTACGCAGCACCTTTGTCGATGGGCCTGACCTATATAGCAATGGCAAATAGTATTGCAAAGCTGATGGGCAACGCAGTATCCGCAGAAGGAAACTCGCAGGTTATACAGAATAGTAACGTCACTCAGTGCTGTGCGCTAATTATAGCAACAGGTGCAGCAAAACTGGCTTAA
- a CDS encoding RebB family R body protein: MIDESSVNSQTTDSVSQVNTLLLGTSASQSIGLLEMVSAETLGMSMHNAVTAQQNSQMSTSASVTASCAKMLQAAPSMPPTVAPPPAPSPPPFMPLEPDTDKTAGDYVKEATTMAEEAIAMMEKDATATAADKKSLKALLAKLQTITGKKDTAKKNAPKPGEPT, from the coding sequence ATGATCGATGAAAGCTCAGTAAATAGTCAAACTACCGACTCGGTTTCTCAAGTGAATACTTTATTGTTGGGTACCTCCGCGTCGCAATCAATCGGCCTACTCGAGATGGTATCGGCCGAGACCCTAGGTATGTCCATGCATAACGCCGTGACCGCTCAACAGAATTCGCAAATGTCGACATCAGCATCAGTCACAGCAAGTTGCGCAAAGATGCTGCAGGCCGCACCGAGTATGCCACCGACAGTGGCTCCTCCTCCGGCACCATCACCACCGCCATTTATGCCATTAGAACCAGACACCGATAAAACCGCTGGCGACTATGTAAAAGAGGCAACGACGATGGCTGAGGAAGCAATTGCAATGATGGAAAAAGATGCTACGGCAACTGCCGCAGACAAAAAAAGTCTGAAAGCCCTGCTCGCTAAGCTACAGACCATCACGGGCAAGAAGGACACCGCTAAAAAGAATGCGCCAAAACCTGGTGAGCCAACGTAG
- a CDS encoding RebB family R body protein: MAFPTAVNSQITDSVTQANVQVLGDAPAIAMGNLFQATAQALSNAAHNATVAQQQTNIAAQAATTMGVALLYSLDTASTGKATAAILSS, from the coding sequence ATGGCCTTTCCAACTGCCGTAAATAGTCAAATTACCGATTCTGTCACCCAAGCAAACGTACAAGTATTGGGTGATGCGCCGGCAATTGCCATGGGGAATTTATTCCAGGCAACGGCTCAGGCGCTTTCGAATGCGGCACATAACGCCACCGTGGCGCAACAACAAACCAATATTGCAGCGCAAGCTGCAACGACAATGGGAGTAGCACTTTTGTACTCTCTGGATACCGCATCTACTGGCAAAGCAACAGCCGCTATTTTGTCGTCCTAA